The sequence below is a genomic window from Acaryochloris thomasi RCC1774.
CTCCAAGGGGTTCAAAGCGCTCCTTGAATAGGTCAATAGGTCGAAGGCGTTACTGTCGATCACTAAGGCTCCTTTGGGTAGTTTGCTGCTACGTTTCATAACCCTTTCTTTCATCAATTTCTCCGAACAAGAGATGCAGTAGAACTTAGGTGCGGCGTTGACAGCCTGAGCTAGCGAACGAGCATTATCACGTGATGCACGACTCCAGAATCCGAAATCTAGTATGACATCCTGCTCAACCTCCAGAAGCTGAGTCGCCACGTGCCAAATCAAGTCTGTGACGCGCTTGGAGTAATCCACAAAACACGCTTCAGGTGGGTTGTGACCATAGAGCCTGACCATCCACTCATCCAGCGTAAAACGCACAGCAGGAAGATCGTGTTCTAATTTTCGGGCAAATGTTGTCTTGCCTGCCCCTGTAAAACCATGAAGGAGATGAAGAGTTGCCATCAGACAAGTACTTGTTCAACTAACGACGTGTCTCGATGGTGCGGCAACCTTTAGCCATCCGTTGCGGCGCCCTTACTTTTGACTAGCTGGCATCGATCATGCTGTTTTCTGGATTTACCAGATGCAGAAGCTTTTGCTTGATCTGCTTGTCGTAGACCGTCCACTTTAGCTTCGCGTACTCAGAATTCTCATTGAGACCTGACAGAAAGCCCATCGGAATCTCAAAGCCACCCGCCAGAGAGCGTCCGCCACCAAAGAAGCGACCTTGGGCATCTTGACCGAAGGCTTCTTTAATAAATTCATCAGGATCTAGGGTCAGCTTTGAGGTGCGGAGAGAACCTACAACCAGCTCTAGATCTTCGTCTTCGTCATGGACAATGCCATAAACGACAGCCGTATGAACGTTATCTTCCGTTACTAAAAAGTCAGCCGCTTGAGGAATCGCGTCCCGATCGTCATAGCGCAGGTATCCCACCCCAGCAATCGTCACGTTGTTGATGATGCTCCGGTTTTTCAGGGCGCGCTCAATCACGTCCATCACCTGCTTAGAACGAGCGGACTGTAGAACCGTGTTTAAGGTCTGACCGTCATAGAATCGGCTCAAAAAAGCCGCTGCCTGAAAATCTTCTTCTTGAGCCTGCCGCAAATCGTGGGTATCTGAGCGCAGCCCGTGCATTAAAGCCGTTGCGCACTTGACGTGAGTGCTGTTGCTGCTATCAAAAGCTAACAAACCAGCCTGTAAATACTGCGTCAAGATAGTGGCTGTTGCACGGGTATTGGACCGAACATCAATGACTTCAGCCTCTAAATTATCCTGGAGGCTATGGTGGTCAATGATTAAGGCAATGGGGATCCCCGCCTCTTGCACGCGGGGCATCAGCTGGCTCGTGGTCCCTTGATTGTCGATCAGGACACACCCTTGATAAGGAGATAAATCTCTGGCCTTAGATTTTGGAGATTGGCAGGACCATCGCTGGACGGGAATGCCCGTGAGCTTCACCAACGCAATATTCTCTTGATGGCTCAAGGTGCCTGCATAGACGATGTCACACTGAATGTCATACTGTGCTGCAATCAGCTTATAGGCCCAGGCCGAAGACAAAGCATCTGGGTCAGGAAAGTCTTGTAAAATCACAAGCTGGCGATCACCTCGATGATCTTCGAGCATCTTTTCTAGTGCTGCGGTCTGCACATCGAACAGTCCGCCAGAAACTGAGGCCCAGCTCTCCTGAGCTGTAGACTTACTCGTTGCACTGTCCACAGTGGGGAGATCGCTCACTGACACATCTTTTGTCTTCAGAGAACTGGAAACCATAACCAAAAGTCCTAACTATTGCTTAAGTCTGAGAGATACGAAGTCTGGATGGCCCCTACAAGATATCTCCTTTGATCATAAACGGGGCTGAGCCCATTTTGCTCTGTTCCTCTATATAGATATCCTCACTGATGCCACCGACTGATGATAAGGCTGCAGGCCACAGCCCCAGGCTCGAGGACAAACTCTATTTCAAACTACATAGTGAGGATTCCCGAAAAGGCGTCATGAGATGAAAGGCAGGGGCTAATGAATCAGGCGTGAGGCTTGAAACACTATGCTCCAATAACGTACTTACGCCACTCTTGATGCAGGCCACTCCGCAGATGCTTCGTCACTTCAAAATACAGGCTGCTGTAGGGCTTGCGGGGTGTTTTTTTGAGCTTCATACGGGCTTCGCTAGGTCTTCGATTGCCCTTGCGAACATTACAGCAAACACAGGCAGTGACCATGTTGTCCCAGGTGTCTGCTCCTCCGCGAGAGCGAGGAATCACATGATCGAGCGTCAGCGTTTCTCCCGTATCGCCACAGTACTGACAAGCATGACCATCACGATGGAGAATATTACGTCGAGTCAGGGGAATATCCTTGTAAGGAACAC
It includes:
- a CDS encoding AAA family ATPase; amino-acid sequence: MATLHLLHGFTGAGKTTFARKLEHDLPAVRFTLDEWMVRLYGHNPPEACFVDYSKRVTDLIWHVATQLLEVEQDVILDFGFWSRASRDNARSLAQAVNAAPKFYCISCSEKLMKERVMKRSSKLPKGALVIDSNAFDLLTYSRSALNPLEKMNHTLLSLLLLNR
- a CDS encoding DHH family phosphoesterase; protein product: MVSSSLKTKDVSVSDLPTVDSATSKSTAQESWASVSGGLFDVQTAALEKMLEDHRGDRQLVILQDFPDPDALSSAWAYKLIAAQYDIQCDIVYAGTLSHQENIALVKLTGIPVQRWSCQSPKSKARDLSPYQGCVLIDNQGTTSQLMPRVQEAGIPIALIIDHHSLQDNLEAEVIDVRSNTRATATILTQYLQAGLLAFDSSNSTHVKCATALMHGLRSDTHDLRQAQEEDFQAAAFLSRFYDGQTLNTVLQSARSKQVMDVIERALKNRSIINNVTIAGVGYLRYDDRDAIPQAADFLVTEDNVHTAVVYGIVHDEDEDLELVVGSLRTSKLTLDPDEFIKEAFGQDAQGRFFGGGRSLAGGFEIPMGFLSGLNENSEYAKLKWTVYDKQIKQKLLHLVNPENSMIDAS
- a CDS encoding HNH endonuclease produces the protein MGKVLVLNASYEPLNITSWRRAVVLLLKDKAEQVEHNGRIIYADFPLPTVIRLRQYVRVPYKDIPLTRRNILHRDGHACQYCGDTGETLTLDHVIPRSRGGADTWDNMVTACVCCNVRKGNRRPSEARMKLKKTPRKPYSSLYFEVTKHLRSGLHQEWRKYVIGA